In Sinorhizobium sojae CCBAU 05684, a single window of DNA contains:
- a CDS encoding ABC transporter substrate-binding protein, whose product MPVLKRVLLAIFAAIVTTAPAGAAQITDVTGRKVEIDLPAKRILLGEARQIHVAAALKGEHVFDTIVGWRDDLIKKDPDSYAGYLERFADIEKLPRFGYVPSGDFSLEAAITLKPDVLTLNLEAQEAAEESGFIEKAAAAGIAVVFLDFRVDPAKNSELSIAILGRLFGAEGQAKEFIGWRRLQIAVVTDRLAKASALPRPRVFIERAPGISGDVACCRTFGPANFGEMVELAGGHNIGSDVISTTFGDLNPEQIVVANPDHVIVTGSNWAAESDVNQFVAVGRGAGPAAARERLKGLMQRPAFENLDAVKAGRVHAVWHQFYGAPYEFVPIQQFAKWFHPDLFADIDPDKTFREFHEKFLPIAYRPGYFASLANGGE is encoded by the coding sequence ATGCCGGTATTAAAGAGAGTTCTCCTGGCGATTTTCGCTGCGATCGTCACTACCGCACCGGCGGGCGCTGCACAAATCACCGATGTCACCGGCCGCAAGGTCGAGATCGATCTCCCGGCAAAGCGCATATTGCTCGGGGAGGCGCGGCAGATCCACGTGGCGGCGGCGCTCAAAGGTGAACATGTCTTCGATACGATCGTCGGCTGGCGCGACGATCTGATCAAAAAAGACCCTGATTCCTATGCCGGCTATCTCGAGCGCTTTGCGGACATCGAGAAGCTGCCACGCTTCGGCTATGTCCCAAGCGGGGACTTCAGCCTCGAAGCGGCAATTACCTTGAAGCCTGACGTGCTGACGCTGAACCTTGAGGCGCAGGAAGCGGCCGAGGAATCGGGTTTCATCGAAAAGGCTGCGGCTGCCGGCATAGCCGTCGTCTTCCTCGATTTCCGCGTCGATCCGGCAAAGAACAGCGAACTCTCCATCGCGATCCTCGGGCGGCTTTTCGGGGCGGAGGGTCAGGCGAAAGAATTCATTGGCTGGCGCCGTTTGCAGATTGCTGTCGTCACAGATCGGCTCGCCAAAGCCAGCGCCCTTCCACGTCCGAGGGTCTTCATCGAGCGTGCGCCGGGGATTTCCGGCGACGTCGCCTGTTGCCGCACCTTCGGCCCGGCGAATTTCGGCGAAATGGTGGAACTGGCCGGCGGTCATAATATCGGTTCGGACGTGATCTCGACGACCTTCGGGGACCTCAATCCCGAGCAGATCGTCGTCGCCAATCCCGATCATGTGATCGTCACCGGCAGCAATTGGGCGGCGGAATCCGACGTCAACCAGTTCGTCGCCGTCGGTCGCGGCGCCGGTCCCGCGGCCGCAAGGGAGCGTCTGAAGGGATTGATGCAGCGCCCCGCCTTCGAGAACCTCGATGCGGTGAAGGCGGGCCGGGTACATGCGGTCTGGCATCAGTTTTACGGTGCTCCCTATGAGTTCGTGCCGATCCAGCAGTTCGCCAAGTGGTTCCATCCGGATCTGTTCGCCGATATCGACCCGGATAAAACCTTCCGCGAATTCCACGAGAAGTTCCTGCCGATCGCCTATCGGCCCGGCTATTTCGCTTCGCTGGCGAATGGAGGTGAATGA
- a CDS encoding FecCD family ABC transporter permease: MMVAFADEVSGMEGRGRYRALAARRLLMLSALVAALFFSVSVDMALGPANYPLSDVLMALFDAGSVNDQLRVVIWDIRMPIALMAVTVGASLSLAGAQMQTILANPLASPFTLGISAAASFGAALGLVAGIAVFPVAVQYMVPINAFLMAMAAALFIHFASTMRGVTVETIVLLGIALVFTFNAALSLLEYLASEQALAAVVFWTMGSLTKATWPKVWITGAVLLIAVPLFARHAWALTALRLGEDKAASFGINVRRLRLETMMTVSLLAAIPVSFVGTIGFVGLVGPHIARMLVGEDQRFFLPASVLCGALLLSSTSVVSKMLIPGAVLPIGVITALVGVPFFFVLIFTNRRRSW; the protein is encoded by the coding sequence ATGATGGTCGCTTTCGCAGATGAGGTTTCCGGCATGGAGGGGCGCGGGCGCTACCGCGCCCTTGCGGCACGCCGGCTGCTCATGCTCTCGGCTCTGGTCGCGGCGCTGTTTTTCTCCGTGTCGGTGGACATGGCGCTCGGGCCCGCCAACTATCCGTTGTCCGATGTCCTGATGGCGCTCTTCGATGCCGGCAGCGTTAATGACCAGCTGCGCGTGGTGATCTGGGACATCCGCATGCCGATCGCGCTGATGGCCGTCACCGTCGGCGCCTCGCTTTCGTTGGCGGGCGCGCAGATGCAGACAATCCTCGCCAATCCTCTGGCGAGCCCCTTCACGCTCGGCATCTCGGCAGCGGCGAGCTTCGGCGCCGCCCTGGGCCTGGTGGCGGGCATTGCAGTCTTTCCCGTCGCGGTCCAGTACATGGTACCGATTAACGCCTTCCTGATGGCAATGGCCGCCGCCCTCTTCATCCATTTCGCCTCGACAATGCGCGGCGTCACGGTGGAGACGATCGTGCTCCTCGGCATTGCCCTTGTCTTCACTTTCAATGCGGCGCTCTCGCTGCTCGAATATCTCGCTTCCGAGCAGGCGCTTGCCGCGGTCGTCTTCTGGACGATGGGCAGCCTGACCAAGGCGACATGGCCGAAGGTCTGGATCACCGGTGCGGTTCTCCTGATCGCCGTGCCGCTCTTCGCGCGCCACGCCTGGGCGCTGACGGCGCTGAGGCTCGGCGAGGACAAGGCGGCAAGCTTCGGCATCAATGTTCGACGCCTGCGGCTCGAAACCATGATGACCGTCAGCCTGCTGGCAGCGATCCCGGTTTCCTTCGTCGGCACGATCGGCTTCGTCGGTCTCGTCGGTCCGCATATCGCGCGTATGCTCGTCGGCGAGGACCAGCGCTTCTTCCTGCCGGCCTCCGTGCTCTGCGGGGCGCTGCTCCTGTCGTCGACATCCGTCGTCAGCAAAATGCTGATTCCGGGCGCGGTGCTACCGATCGGCGTCATCACGGCGCTCGTCGGCGTCCCCTTCTTCTTCGTGCTGATTTTCACCAATAGGAGACGGTCATGGTAG
- a CDS encoding ABC transporter ATP-binding protein, with product MVALALKEVGATYGRRIVLSDISTGTLRGGRLTAVIGPNAAGKSTLFKRIAGLAAGPGLVHLSDTAKGPEAICYMPQDTGANAVLTVYESVLLSAKQGSGWKVKDSELKEIDRVLAALKIDDLAFRGLGELSGGQRQLVSIAQALVRKPEVLLMDEPTSALDLFRQIEVLGFMKRLAAKSGMAVLIALHDLNHALRYCDDTIVINGGSVAASGPTHQVITADMLKSVYRVDARVEACSLGRPVVIVDDSISAS from the coding sequence ATGGTAGCCCTGGCGCTCAAGGAGGTCGGCGCGACCTATGGTCGGCGCATCGTGTTGTCCGACATCAGCACCGGGACGTTGAGGGGCGGCCGCCTGACGGCCGTCATCGGTCCTAACGCAGCGGGAAAATCGACGCTCTTCAAGCGCATCGCCGGCCTTGCCGCCGGACCGGGCCTCGTCCATCTCTCCGACACCGCCAAGGGACCGGAGGCGATTTGCTACATGCCGCAGGACACCGGCGCCAATGCGGTGCTCACGGTCTATGAGTCCGTGCTGCTCTCGGCAAAGCAGGGCTCCGGCTGGAAGGTGAAGGACAGCGAGCTTAAGGAAATCGACCGCGTCCTGGCGGCGCTGAAGATCGACGACCTGGCCTTTCGCGGCCTCGGCGAGCTTTCCGGCGGCCAACGCCAGCTTGTGTCGATCGCGCAGGCGCTGGTGCGCAAGCCGGAAGTGCTCCTGATGGACGAGCCGACATCGGCGCTCGATCTCTTTCGCCAGATCGAGGTGCTTGGGTTCATGAAGCGCCTGGCGGCAAAATCGGGCATGGCCGTGCTGATCGCGCTCCACGACCTGAATCATGCACTGCGCTATTGCGACGATACGATCGTCATCAACGGCGGTTCGGTGGCCGCAAGCGGCCCGACGCACCAGGTGATCACCGCGGACATGCTGAAGTCTGTCTACCGCGTCGACGCTCGGGTCGAAGCCTGCTCGCTCGGCCGGCCCGTGGTCATTGTCGACGATTCCATCTCGGCTTCTTGA
- a CDS encoding ABC transporter ATP-binding protein gives MASVSIEQVRKHYGTVPVIHGVSMDIEDGEFVTLVGPSGCGKSTLLRMLAGLEDISGGDIRIGGRVVNDVAPKERDIAMVFQSYALYPHMTVAQNMGFALKLKGQDKATIDRRVREAADILALGPLLDRLPKQLSGGQRQRVAMGRAIVRHPQVFLFDEPLSNLDAKLRVTMRAEIKELHQRLKTTTVYVTHDQVEAMTMADRIVVMRGGKVEQIGRPLELYDRPANTFVATFIGSPAMNLFEGSIRDGSFFTDDGVALPLPTDRKDGAAGIYGIRPEHLRIAEGGAPATVVVVEPTGSETHVLLKLGSVEMTLVLRDRIELEPGQPVTVAPDPANIHLFSAEGVRVN, from the coding sequence ATGGCATCCGTCTCGATCGAACAGGTTCGCAAGCATTACGGCACCGTGCCGGTCATCCACGGCGTATCCATGGATATCGAGGACGGCGAATTCGTCACCCTCGTCGGCCCGTCCGGCTGCGGCAAGTCGACGCTTCTGCGCATGCTCGCCGGCCTCGAGGATATCAGCGGCGGCGACATCCGCATTGGCGGCCGTGTCGTCAACGATGTGGCGCCGAAGGAGCGCGACATCGCCATGGTCTTCCAGAGCTACGCTCTCTATCCGCATATGACGGTCGCGCAGAATATGGGGTTTGCACTCAAGCTCAAGGGGCAGGACAAGGCGACGATCGACAGGCGCGTGCGGGAGGCGGCCGACATCCTGGCACTCGGGCCCCTGCTCGACCGCCTGCCGAAACAGCTTTCCGGCGGTCAGCGCCAGCGCGTCGCAATGGGGCGTGCGATCGTCCGCCACCCGCAGGTGTTCCTGTTCGATGAACCGCTTTCGAACCTCGATGCCAAGCTGCGCGTCACCATGCGCGCGGAAATCAAGGAGTTGCACCAGCGCCTGAAGACCACGACCGTCTACGTCACGCACGATCAGGTCGAGGCGATGACCATGGCGGACCGGATCGTTGTGATGCGCGGCGGCAAGGTCGAGCAGATCGGCAGGCCACTGGAACTCTATGACCGGCCGGCCAACACATTCGTCGCGACCTTCATCGGCTCGCCAGCGATGAATCTCTTTGAAGGCTCGATCAGGGACGGATCATTCTTCACCGATGACGGTGTCGCTTTGCCGCTGCCGACCGACCGCAAGGACGGTGCGGCCGGGATCTACGGCATCCGGCCAGAGCATCTGAGGATTGCGGAAGGCGGCGCGCCCGCCACCGTCGTGGTCGTGGAGCCGACCGGGTCCGAAACGCATGTGCTCCTGAAGCTCGGATCGGTCGAGATGACCCTGGTGCTGCGCGACCGGATCGAGCTCGAGCCCGGTCAGCCGGTCACGGTCGCCCCCGATCCCGCGAACATCCATCTGTTCTCGGCAGAAGGTGTGCGAGTCAACTGA